A genomic window from Amia ocellicauda isolate fAmiCal2 chromosome 15, fAmiCal2.hap1, whole genome shotgun sequence includes:
- the LOC136711109 gene encoding diphthine methyltransferase-like, producing the protein MHNNFHILDCHSALEGGSVQQCPVLASYILHNSLAYGADWSHLDPREGSPCTPPMHPNSRGDAEGKEEMEQKEEREGAGGKFPPQI; encoded by the exons ATGCACAACAACTTCCACATCCTGGACTGCCACTCTGCACTAG AGGGGGGCAGTGTCCAGCAGTGTCCAGTCCTGGCCTCCTACATCCTGCACAACTCTCTGGCCTATGGGGCAGATTGGTCTCACTTGGACCCCAGGGAGGGGTCTCCCTGCACCCCCCCAATGCACCCGAACAGCAGGGGAGATGCAGAGGGCAAGGAAGAGATGGAgcagaaagaggagagagagggagcaggagg GAAATTCCCACCTCAGATCTGA